TGAACATTAGCCCATAAGGAGGATACACCGTCAAGATACCTTTTACCATTTACATCGATGATGTAATTCCCCGTGCCCTTTTCTATGATTATTATCTCCTCTTTCTCCCAGTCCTTCATCTGTGTAAAAGGATGCCAGATGAGAGTCTTATCCATTTTAGAAAGTTGTTTATAGGTATAGCCTTTCATATTTATTCCCCGTTTTATCTGCTCTTTATTACACCAATCTTAAAACAATATCCACTTACCGGGCACACAGAGCATCGTGGAGATACAGGATTGCAGATTGCCTGCCCAAGCGACACGAGCAGATCATTATAAATGATCCAGTATCTCTCCGGGAGTGTCCTTCTCAAAGCCATTTCTGTATCATAAGGCGTTTTTGTTCTTACATATCCAAACCTGTTTGAGATCCTGTGAACATGCGTATCAACACATATACCGGGTTTGTTGTATCCGAGCGATATTACGAGATTTGCTGTTTTTCTTCCCACGCCTTTAAGCTTGATCAGGTCGTCAATTGTATCGGGAACCGTGCCGTTGAATTCGTTAATCAACACATGCGACAATAGTTTAATTCTCTTTGCCTTTGTTCTATAAAAGCCAACAGGATAGATCGCATTTCGAATCTGTTTTTCTTTTAGCAGTGCTATTGATTTCACATCCTTAGCCAGGTTAAAAAGTCTTTCAGAAGCACCCAGTGTAACAGCATCTTTTGTTCTCTGACTGAGGATGGTAGATATAAGTATTTTGAATGGATCATGGCATCTACGGCTTATAACCGTAACAACAGGGGCATTCCATGCCTTGTAAGATTTTTTTAGAATATTTATGATCTTGACTATGTCCGGTTTTACCTCTGCCATATAAGATGTCGTCCTTTAAGCATCATCCGCACAACCCTTTTAGTGTTTTCTTTCATTTTGATGCTGCATATACCTTTTTTATGAATGCCTCTGCGGATTGTTTTGTAGGCTCTATTGTACCTTCTAGTATCGCATCAACGACGGCCTTTTTTATCTCGCCTATCTTGGGGCCTGGCGGGATATTGAGCAGATTTTGTATCTCGCTGCCATCCAAGGGTGATTCAAGCCTGCCCACCTCATCAAGCTTTTGTTCGTGTATCCTTGATTCAAATTCATTAACGCCATTTAACATGTAATCTTGATCTGCGAGTGATGATGCGTCGGCCCTGTGGAGATCAAGTAGTTTATCGAGTATATCATAATTTGTTCTTATAAACTTCTTTATAGTTGAATCCTTCCAATCAGAAGTGTAATTGATCATGTGCCTTTTTATAAGAAGTCCTGCAGTAGCAGCAATTGAATATGGAATCTTCAACCTGCGTGCAAATGCCTCGAACAGCTCTGAACTTTTGTCCTGATGCCCGTAGTATGTTACCTTCTTTCCCTGCTCATGTTTTGATAGCGGTTTACCGACATCATGGAAGAGCGCAGCAAGTCTTGTTGAGATATTTGGTTTGGTTTTATCCATTACCTCAAGGCTATGGATGAATAGTTCGTCCTTATGGTAGTGGGATCTCTGATCAAAACCTACTGTAATTTTAATCTCAGGCAT
The genomic region above belongs to Deltaproteobacteria bacterium and contains:
- a CDS encoding endonuclease III — translated: MAEVKPDIVKIINILKKSYKAWNAPVVTVISRRCHDPFKILISTILSQRTKDAVTLGASERLFNLAKDVKSIALLKEKQIRNAIYPVGFYRTKAKRIKLLSHVLINEFNGTVPDTIDDLIKLKGVGRKTANLVISLGYNKPGICVDTHVHRISNRFGYVRTKTPYDTEMALRRTLPERYWIIYNDLLVSLGQAICNPVSPRCSVCPVSGYCFKIGVIKSR